The following DNA comes from Cryobacterium psychrophilum.
CGGATGCGAACCGGGGCGCACGGATACCGCCGTTGACGTTGAGCGCTGGATACGTGTTCGATTCCTTCGACGACGGGGCCGCACGGTTCTCCGGCGATTCCCGTGAGCCCATTTACTCCCGCCAGGGCAATCCCACGAACGCCGTGGCCGAGGCCCGCCTCGCCTCCCTCGAGGGCGGAACGGCGGCCGTTGTCGTGTCCTCCGGACAGGCGGCCATCACGGCGGCCTTGTTCGCCCTCGCGGAGTCGGGTGAACACATCGTCTCGACCGCGAGCATCTACGGCGGCACCCGCATCCTGTTTGGCCGAAGCTTTCGCCGCTTCGGCGTGGAGGTCGACTATGTCTGGGACACCGATAGCGACGCGGCCTGGGACGCGGTCATCCGTCCGACCACGAAGGCGATCTTCACGGAGACCATTCCGAATCCGCGCAATGACGTGGTCGACATTGCGCGGATCAAAGCAGTCGCCCGCCGTCACGGTATCCCGCTCGTTGTCGACAACACCGTTGCCACGCCCTACCTGATTCGGCCGTTCGAGCACGGCGCCGACATTGTCGTGCATTCCACGACCAAGTTCTTGAGCGGCCACGGTGCCGGCGTCTCCGGCGCGGTAATCGACGGGGGCACCTTCGACTGGGCCGGAAGCACCCGCAGCTACCCGCTGCTGACCGATTCGCTGCGACCGGGCTCACCCTCGCTGCTCGACCGCTTCGGCCCGGCCGCCTACGCGCAGTATGTGCGTGAGGCCGTGGTCAACGACATCGGACCTTCGCTCTCCCCCTTCAACGGATTCCTGCTGCACCAGGGCATTGAGACTCTCTCGCTTCGGATGGAGCGCCACGTCGACAACGCGATAGCCATCGCCCACTGGCTTGAGGAACAGCCGGAGGTGCAGGCTGTGGACTATGCCGGGCTCGCCAGCAGCCCCCTTCGCGAGCTGGCGCAACGCTATTACGGCGGGCGAACCGGGTCGGTCTTCGCCGTCACGGTGACGGGCGGCACCCAGGGCGCCCGCGCCTTCTCCAACGGGCTGCGCATTTTCAGTCGCATGACGGGGATCGGGGACACCCGGTCGATGGTGCTGCATCCCCTCACCACGACGCACGCGTCGTTCGCCCCCGACCTCAACGCCCGGTTGGGCATCACCGCCGGAATGCTGCGGCTGTCGGTGGGGATCGAATCGGTCGACGATCTGATCGCTGATCTACGGGACGGTCTGGACCGGGTCGCCGCGGTACGCTGATCGCGCGTCGCCAGGCTCCTCCCGGCAGCCCGGTCACCGGCCAACCGGTTTCGAAGTGTGCACCCGCGTTGTCTCGCACCGCGCCGGGATCCGCGCACGCATTGGCGAGCAGCGCATCGGCTTCCACGGGCCGAGCACCATCGAGATCGAACAGCCAGACGCGTGTGGTCGTCAAGGGCACGTCCGTTGAATCGGGGAGAGCCCCATCCTGCGCCTGTCCCTCCGGCGCAGATCGGTCGTGCAGACCTGTACGACCACCGTTGTGCCGGAGAGGATGGCAAGCTGAACGGCCGCTTCATTGGCGATCCGCAGGTTTCCCGATGCGTCCAGGTCTATCTCAACATTGATCCGGGCCATGTGCCAGCCGCCACAGGACACGACGGCACGGCTGATGGACTCTGCTGATGGATTCTGCTGGCAGCAGACCGCGGCTCCAGAGTCGCACATTCCGCTCAGGATCTTCCCTGACAGCGGCGCGATCCGGAAGACCGAGCGACCGAGACAGGTGTTCAACGCCCTGAACAGCGCGGCTCACGAGCCGACCGAGCCTCCGGCCCGGTCGGACTCGCCCACCAACGACCCCCGCGTGCACCATTGCCGTCGGTATCTGAGACACGCGACGTTTATCGGGCACTGCCATCCGTTGCTTCCTCCCCCAAAGGTTCACGTTAGACATGCCTATCCTAGGCCCCCGGAAGGCCGACGACGCAACACCCGGTCGGATGGAGCGGTCCCGTTGAATCCGGTCACGCCGGGTTTCGCAATCCGCCCAGGGGTCAGGGGTCAGCGCCACACAGTGCACCAGGGGCCTCTTGCCGCGTGCCCAAGCACGTTAGACGGCGGTTCCCCCAGCGATCGTGTAGGACCACAGCTCGCTGCTCACACCAACGGGGCGGGCGACCGGTTCGCCTTCTGTGGGCTTCTCACTGCGATGGCCGTGTCCGAAGGCGGGCGATGAAACCCAGGCCTGGAAGGACTCCTCATCGGCCCAGCGGGTGAGGACAAGCCAGGTGTTGCGGTCGTCGGTGGGCTTGAGCAGCTCAAAACCTTCAAATCCGGGTCGATCGTCAACGGCACCGGCCCTCGCCGCGAATCTGTGGGCCAGTTCGTCGCCACTGCCATCGGCCACGGTGATCGCGTTGATCTTGATGATCGTCATAGGGCTGCTGCTTTCTGTCGGGGTTCGAGTGTGCCTCCCATGGTGGCAGCCCGTGCTGCGAATCCCCCACACACGATTTGAGCCTGTGCTCTCACAGGTTGCCATCTCTAAACTGGAGTGACCATGCGACTCCTTCTCATCCGCCACGGCCAGACACCCTCCAACGTTCTCGGACTGCTCGACACCGCGCATCCCGGCCCCGGACTCACCGCAGTCGGTACTGCTCAGGCCGCTGCCGTTCCCGGATCCCTGCGAGTCCATTCGACGGAGGCCATCTTCGCGTCAACCCTCATTCGCACGCAGCTCACTGCCGCTCCGCTCGCCGCAGCGCGCGACCTCCCCGTACAGGTGTTGCCGGGTCTGCACGAGATCGAGGCTGGCGCGCTTGAGGGGCTCAGCGATCGCGATTCCGTTCGCAAATACATGGAAACCGTCTTCGCCTGGGTGCATGGTGACCTGAGCGCCGCCATGCCCGGGGCAGCCAACGGGCAAGTCTTCCTCGACCGTTTCGACGCCGATATCGCCCATATTGCCGCCACTACGCAAACCGCAGTGGTCTTCAGCCACGGCGCGTCGATCCGCCTGTGGACGGCCATGCGCGCCATCAACGTTCCCCCGATGTTCACGGCGCACAACGATCTCGACAACACGGGGATCGCGGAACTGACAGGTTCCCCCGAAGACGGCTGGACCCTACAATCATATGCCGGACAGCCGTTCGGTGGCAGCGGGTTGGCCGACCCGGCGGCCTCCGACCCGATGGGCCATGCCGTCGACAGCGTTTAGGTCTCCCCCCGAGTCTCCCGGCGAGCGGGAACCCAGCTCTACGCCCTGGTGCCCCTGGCCCGCGGCACCTTCGGCCGCACCAGGGCATGGCTGGCATGGATGAGTTGCTCCACGAGTTCGACGTCCACATGGCCGTCGAGCACAATCGTGATCCAGTGCTTCTTGTTGAGGTGGTACCCCGGAGCGATCTGGCCGGGAAACTCCTCCCGCAGGGCGCGGCTCTCCTCAGGATCGCATTTGAGCGACACCGTGAGCGGATCTTCAGCCAGGGCGGAGAGCGCGAAGATCTTTCCGTTTCCGGTGGTCTTGAAAACACTCGTCTCCGGGCCGAAAGGAAAGGTTTCCTCCGACTGGGGCAGGCTCAGGCAGAATTCAACGAGGTCATCCGGACTCATGCCATAAATGTTACGCCCCGGCGCCGCGGCACCTGCGGTCCCGAGGAACACACCGTCGCGCGATGCGCACGGGCGATGTTCCCGGGCCGAGGGCAGCGGATGCCGTTACACCAGGGAACCGGCCATTGCCTCAGCGGTGAGCGCCACCGAGCGCAGACGGGCGTCAATCTGGGTGGACGGGTGCGCGAGGATGAGTTCGTCGGCCTGGGTGGACGCGGCGAAGTCCTTGAGGAAGGCACGCACCTCAACCGGCGATCCGACCGCGGAGTAGCGCATCATGTTGGCCAGCTGGGCGCCCTGGGTGGTCGTCAGGAAGGCGTCGATCTGCTCGTCCGTGTAGTCAGGCGTCGCGGGTCCGCGCGAGATCATGCCGCGCACGCGGCGGCGACGGACTGTCTCGAACTGCTGCACGGCATCCGCCGACTCGTCGGCGGCGATCACATTGGCCGCCACGATCACATGCGGCGCGGCGAGCTGCGCCGAGGGGGTGAAAGCACGGCGGTAGGTGGCGACGGCCTCGTACAGGGAGTCGGGCGCGAAGTGGGAGGCAAACGCGTAGGGAAGGCCGAGGGCCGCGGCCAGTTGCGCGCCGAACAGCGAGGACCCGAGAATATACAGCGGCACGTTGGTTCCGGCGCCTGGGATCGCCTGCACGCCAGGCACGATCGACTCGCCGCGCAGGTATGCCTGGAGCTCCGTGACGTCCTGGGGGAATTGGTCGCTCGCCCGCGGGTCGCGCCGCATGGCCCTGGCCGTGGTCTGGTCACTCCCCGGTGCTCGGCCGAGTCCGAGGTCGATGCGGCAGGGGTAGAGCTCGGCCAGGGTGCCGAACTGCTCGGCAATCACCAGCGGCGAGTGGTTGGGCAGCATGATGCCGCCGGCACCCAGGCGGATGCTCTCCGTATGCCCCGCAACATGGCCGATCAGGATGCCCGTGGCCGACGATGCGATTGTGGGCATGTTGTGGTGTTCGGCGTACCAGACGCGCGTGTATCCGTGCTTCTCGGCGGTTTGCGCGAGCGCGACACTCCCCGAAAAACTCTCCCGGATCGTGTGCCCTGGAGTGATGGGTGCGAGGTCAAGAATGGATAGCGGAATCGTCATGCTGGGTTCAACCGCTTTCATCCTCGAATCGTTACCAAGACGTCCAGAGAAATGTGGCGGCGTGAGTGGCGGGGGGTATCGTTCGGGTACACGACACAGTCGCTGAGCGCACAACCGCTGAGCGCACAACCGCGGAGGAACCCATGAAGGCCAGGAAGCAGTGGAGCGATCTCAGCTCGGAGCAGTGGAGCGATCTCAGCTCGGAGCAGCGGATCGGTATCAAACTTGCCGGCGTGCTGCAGTTCGCTCTGGCCGCCGCGGCGTGGTTCGATCTGGCCATGCGTCCGGCGAGAAAGGTTCGGGGCAAGAAATCGCTGTGGGCCATAGTCATCGGCCTGAATTTCGTCGGCCCGATAGCGTACTTTCTGCGGGGTCGTCAGTAAGTCTCGCTGGCAGCGACGGTGCCTCTATACACTCAGCACGTGCCCCGACTCGTCGTTGTTCTTCCGCTCTCGCCCTTGCAGGTGGGCGATCAATTCCCCGTGAACGAATGGCCCCTGCACATCACCGTGCTCGCCCCGTTTCGAACGGATGCCGCACCCGGGCACGTGGCAGCGCTCATTGCCGCAGCGGCATCTGCTGAACCGGCAATCCCAGCCGTCGTGGGTCGCAAGCAGATGTTCGGCCGCCGTCACGACGTGCCGGTCTCTGTCATGGTGGAGAACGAGGCTCTCACACGATTGCACGAACAGCTCGTGGCGGCCGTTGGGCCGTTGGGCGAATCGCCCCAAGAACCGGCCTTCACCGGAGCCGAGTTCACACCGCACATCACGTTTAAGAACCACGGTCGTATGCACGCCGGAGATACCGTCCTTCTGGAGCAGATTGCGGTCGTGGACATGGCGCCGCGGTCGGCCGCCGGCGGGCGCACGGTGCTGGCAACAGTGGTTTTGTCGGGGTCGACCCGCGGCGACCACGAGGCCTGAAGAGGATCGGCGCCCCGCACGCGCCGCTGTACAGTACGCTCGGAGCCAATCCCCGGCATATGCCCCCGTTTGGGTTACGCGAAGCGGATAACCGTTACGTCAACAATCCCCACGTATATGTGCTCTGCAGTGAGCCGCTCGACATGGACCTTTCCCGGCGCCTTCGTCGTGGCGACCAGCGGGGAATGGCAGCCGACGACCACGCTCCACCCGCATTCCTCATCGAGAAAGCCTCCTCATGATCCTCGCCATTGAACTCTTCGTCCTCGCCAGTCTGTGGGTGTCCGCCATTCTCTGTCTGCCCTCCGCGCTGCGTGGGAAAAGGCTGCTGGTGTTCTGGTTCCTGTTCGCGTTCGCCGTGACCATGACGCCGCAGCCGCTGCCGATCTACCTCGCCGTTGATTCCCTGCTGGGAGGGATCAACACGACAAGCTTCATTTTTCACGCCACGGCCATCATCACCATTGCTTTGATCGATACTCTCGTGCAGAGCGCCACGTCGAAGGACGGCCTGTCCCGGCGCCGCAATCTCATCTCGGCTTCCGTGACCACGGGAATCATCGCGCTGCAGGCCGTGCTTTTTTTCGGAGGCGAGTGGCGGTTCAATACCGTTCGTGAGGCCCTCCCCCAGGTCGATTTCATCCTGTACTCATCAACCACCTGGCTCGCTCTCGGGTTCTTCTCTGTCTCCGTCGCCGCCGCCTGCCTCCGCGACATTGCGCAGCAGACCCGAACCATCACCAAAGTATCGCTGTCCTTCATCGCCCTCGGCTGCCTTGGCGTGCTGGTCTTCGCGGTGGTGAGCCTCACCGGTGCGGGCCTCGGATTCGCCAACCACGAGAGCACGTTTTCTCAAGATGCCCACGGGCTCTACCTCGCGTCGTTGTTCATGGCGCCCCTGAGCCTGGCCATCGGCGCCGGCCTCACCTCCGCCGTGGATGGAATCATCACCCTGGGGCGAAACGCGCGGTCTCGTTCCCTGCTCCTGCGCCTCACGCCGCTGTGGATCGGTCTTATGGCCGACACTCCCGAACTCTCGTTGGATTCCGCAAACTCACGGGCCGCAAGCTTGTTCGGGAAAGACCCAACGCCTCGCCTGTACCGGCGCTATGTCGAGGTTCGGGACAGTCTGCTGGTTCATCCGCAGCAGATCACGGCACGCAATGAACAGATTCTGCGCGCGGCGGAGAATCACATTGCCGCGCAGTCCTCCACGTCACCGTCCCGCGCGGTGCCGGCGTCCTAAGCTGGACCCGCACCGGGCAACCGGAGCACTCACCAGAGGAGCTGTCGCCGTGAGCGAGCCGATCGTGCACCAGTTTTCGCTCGCGCAGCTCGTCGAGAAGGCTCGGACCCTCGCCGTGCCGGGTGAACGACACATTCTCGGTATCACCGGTGCGCCGGGAACCGGCAAGTCCACGGTGGCCGCGCTCGTGGTCGAGGCTCTCGGACCGGACCTCGCAACGCTCGTGCCGATGGATGGGTTCCATCTCTCGAATGCCGTGCTGGAGGACCTCGGTCGGCGCGGCCACAAGGGCGCTCACGACACCTTCGATGACTTTGGTTATGCCGTGCTGTTGCGGCTCTTGCGCCATCAAATCGGAACGCCCCGATCCCATACCGGCCTGCCCATCTATGCGCCAGAGTTCCGCCGCGACCTTGAGGAATCCGTGGGCTCGGCGATCCCCATTTCCGCCGCTACTCCGCTCATCGTCACCGAGGGGAATTATCTGCTCCTGGAGCGCAATTCCTGGCCGGATGCACGTCAAATGATGGATGAAGTCTGGTTTCTCGACCTCGCGGACGAAACTCGACGGGAACGCCTCATTCTGCGGCACGAGACGGTCGGCAAGACGCATGCCGAGGCCGAACTCTGGGCCTGGGGTTCCGACCAACGCAACGCCGCCCTGATTGAGTCCACGCGAGATCGAGCCGACTTCGTCGTGCGGCTGGTCTAGCCCTTCACGGGTAGGCGACTCTGCACCAATGCGGGCGGAACCAATGCGGTCGGGCCCTACAACGTCGGCTCGTCGCGGCGGTCTCGCTGAGCAGGGCGCCCCGTCATCCGTTCGATCTCCGCGTCCACGTCAGACTCGGTGTGGTAGCGCCGCCCGGGTCCGTAGGCGTCCAACCCGATGAAGAGCGCCGCCACTCCCATGCCAAAGATCGCCCAGACGGGCCAGAAATAGGCATCGGGAGTCGTGATGAACCAGATAACCGTCAACATGATTGACACGGCACCCCATACGCCGATGTAGGTCCAGAAGCTCGACCTGGCTTTGAGCCGTTTTCTCGCTTGTCTTCTCAGTTCCTCATGCTCATTCATGGCCATCACCATACGCGCGAAACGCGTGCCTGCCTACGGGAGAAAGTCCCGGCTCCGACCCCTTTCGAAAGGCCAAAATTCGGGTGATGTGGCTGCCGAGGATGAGGGTGTGCATCTCGTCGGTGCCCTCCTGGGTGCGCACCGCTTCAAGGTTGTTGGCATGCCGAAGCGGCGAATAGTCGAGCGTGATTCGGGTGCCGCCCAGAAGGGCGCGGGCCTTCCGGTAGATGTCGACGGCTTCCCGAAGGTTGTTGAGCGCGCCGGCATCCTTCAACCGGTTGATTTGGTGCGCCGCACGCGGCTTACCTGACAGCATGCGTTCCAGGGAATACGCGAGGTCCACCTCATGGTTGTCCCTCGCCGCGCTCTTTTCGGCCACGATCTCCACGGGGAAATGCGTTCGCTCGTGCCTGTCGGTGATCTGCGGCCGACGACGCTCCTTTAGCGGGCAGGTGCCCGGAGTGTCTGCCGCACGGTTGCGGCGCCCGATTCGAATGCGAACGTCACGACAACGTTTGCCGGTCCTCTCAACGTGAAGCGTGACAGGACCGTAAAGGCGAGGGCCTCTCCCGGTGCGAGCGTTCGTGGTGCTCCGTCGGCGACCGAGATTCGTCGCTGGTCCAGGTCGGTGTAGCCGGTCAGTGCCACGTCGTAAGCCGTTGCTGTTCCCGCGTTGATCAGCATCCACTGTCCGTCGGCAACGGACTCTATCGCCCAGGCCACCTCGGCGTTTGCCGGAATGAGTGCGGCCTGCCTGAGACGCCCGGGGCGCCGCGGTGCGGCAGTGACCGCGGCCAGTGCCGCGCGATTCTGGGCGTCGAGGGCTCGCCGGTTGTTCAGCAGGGTAAGGAAGCCAAAGATGGCGGCGACGATCACCGTGAGGAACGATGCGGCCACGCCCCACCACTCCGCCTGCAGGCTGCTCAGCGCAATTTGCTCCGGAGTCATGATCGCAGCGTAGCGGAGCCATTGCCCTCTGGCCCGGGGCTTGTCAGACTGACAGCATGATGTGGTCGGGAGTGTTTGCAAGATCCGGTGCACGAGATGCCTGACAACACGCTGATCCTGCTTCGGCATGCCAAATCAGACTGGTCGGGTCTTGAGGCCGACCTCGATCGGCCGTTGAATGATCGCGGCAGACAGCAGGCGCCGCTCGTGGGCAGGTGGCTGGGGCACCATGTCGCTCGCATTGATCTGGCCGTGGTCTCCCCCGCGATCCGGGCGCAGAGCACGTGGAGCCTCACGGCTGGCGAACTCGACGTGACACCGTCCAGAGTGACCGACGACCGACTGTATGCCGCTTCGAGCATGCAGCTTCTCGCCGTGGTGCGCGAGCTTCCCAGCATGGCGCACACGGTGGTGCTCGTGGGACATAATCCCGGGATCGAAGACCTGGTTGCTGTTGCCACGGGCGAGTGGGTGCACATGAATACTTCTGCGGTGGCCGTCATCCGTTTCGAGGGGGTGTGGGCAACGGCCGGTGACATGGCGGCGTCGCTGACCGTGTTCGGCCGGCCACCGAGGGAGATTCGGCACTGACCGGCTCCCGGCAGCGTGGCGGCCTGGCCCCGCTTTTCACGGTCACAGAGTGGGCAGGACCTGCTCTCGCACCTGTTTGCGCAGGATCTTGCCGAGCATCGAGCGCGGTGTTTCGGTCATCTGCACGATCCGGCGTGGAATCTTGTACGCCGCGAGGTGTTCCCGGCAATGGTCGCGCAGCGCGTCTTCGTTGAGTGTGGCGCCCGGTGCGAGTTCAACGGCGGCGACCACCAGCTCTCCGCCGCGTTCGAGCGGTTTGCCGAACACGGCGGCGTCGACAACTGAGGGGTGCAGGCGCAGGACGGATTCCACCTCGGAGGGTGAGATGTTGAACCCGCCGGTGATGATGAGCTCCTTGGCACGATCCACGATGGTCGTGAAACCGTCGGCGTCGACGGTGACGATGTCGCCCGTGCGCAGCCACCCCCCGGGCAGTAGGGCTTTCTGGGTCTCGTCCGGGTTGTTCCAGTAGCCCTGGAACACCTGTGGTCCCTTGAGGAGCAACTCCCCAGGCTGCCCCTGCTCCACATCGAGTTTCGGGTCGTCGAGGTCGACAACCCGCATGAGTGTCGACGGGAATGGTACGCCAATCGTTCCGGCGCGACGCGTCGGATAAAACGGGTTGCCGAGGGCGACCGGGGAAGATTCGGTCATGCCGTACCCCTCCACGAGAAGCCCGCCGGAGACCGATTCCCACAGCTCCACGACATGGTCGGGCAGGTTCATTGCGCCCGAAATGCAGTACTTGCACGAGCGGAGGGAGATCCCCTTCTCTTTGGCAGCCTGGGCGGTGCGCTCGTAGATGGGTGGGACGGCGCAGTACACCGTGGCGGGTGACTTCTTCATGGCGTCGAGGATCAGCCCCGGCTCGAATTTGGGGAAGAGCACGAGCAAACCCTGTTTGCGGATGCCAAAAGTGAGGTAGAGCGTCATGCCGAAGGCGTGGAACATGGGCAGGATCGCGTAGAAGATCTCCTTGCGGTACTCGGCTCCGTGCATCCACGCCTCGCCCTGCAAGGCATTGGAGTAGAGATTGAAGTGGGTGAGCATGGCGCCTTTGGGCCTGCCGGTCGTACCGGAGGTGTACTGGATGGCGGCGAGATCCTCGACGGACGGGCGCGGGTGCTCCGGGTCGATCGACCCGTGGCTGAGCAGCTCTTTCCACGGGATGGTTCCCGGAGCGGGTCCGGTCATCGCCTCTCGTGATTCCCTCAGGCTCTTCGCGGGAAGGTGCAGGGCGAGCCGTTTCACGGTGGGGAACGCGGACAGCAGGTTCACCGACACGATGTGGTCGATCTCGATGTCGTCGGGGAAGGCTCGCAGGGAGGAGACGGACTTGTCCCATGCAATCACGATGCGCGCCTGGTGGTCTTCAAACTGGTGCCGCAACTCACGGGAGGTGTATAGCGGGTTGTGCTCGACGACGACGGCGCCGAGGCGCAGCACGGCGTAGAACGCGACGACGTGTTGCGGGCAGTTGGGCAGCAGCACGGCTACGCGGTCTCCCGCTCGCACACCGAGCTTCCGCAGGCCCTCGGCCGCGCGGTCGATCTGATCGCCGAGCTCGGTATACGTTGTGCGGCGCCCGAAGAACTCGAGTGCGGGATGGTCACTGGCCTCGGCCACGGAGCGTTCGAGCATCGCCACGAGGGACTCGGTGGGGAGGTCGATCTCGGCCGGCACACCCGGTTGGTAGTTCGTGACCCAGGGTTGCTGCTCAGTGTTAGGCATATGTCTATCCTGCCCGAACCGTGCGGTCGCAGCGTGCGGTCGCAGCGTGCGGTCGCAGCGTGCGGCGGCGTGAGACGTGGATGCCACTACAGCGGCGATGGTGGTGGTGCGAGCGGCCCGTACGTGCCGGACGTGCGTGCCGAAGATGCCGTGCGTGCCGAGCAGCGACTGCTGATGCCCGTGAGGGCTGCGAGGGCTGCGAGGGCTGCGGTGAGGCTGGCGGCGCCGATGGGGAGAACCGAGCCGGGTGATGTCGTGCGTGAGGCGCGATCCGGTTCGTCGTGCAGAGCATGGCGGTGCCCGTCGTGCCCACTATGGCGGCGGGGTGGTGCGACGGTGCGACGGTGCGACGGTCAGCCTGTGCGGGATGCGCCGACCGGTGGGGAGGTGTCGTCGTTTGATCCGTATTCGTTGAGGATGAGAGCGTTCTTGCTCGGCATTGCGATGCGACGTTGTTGGCCATCGACGTCTGGTGGTGGCCGGAGCCAGTATTGGCCGCCGTTGCAGAAGATCTGCCAGCCGTTGTTGTGCAGGAGCAGGTGATGGAATTTGCAGAGGCTGATACCATCGGCGATATCGGTCTTGCCGTTGTGGGCTTTCCAATGATTGATGTGGTGGGCCTCGGTCCAGGAGGCTGGCCGAGTGCAGTCGGGCCACCGGCAGCCGCCATCCCTGACAGCGAGACCCAGTCGTTGGCGAAGGGTGAAGAGACGGGAGTCGCGTCCCACGTTCACGCACTGCCCATCGTCGGAAAACATCACCCCCACGGTTCCGGTGTCGCAGAGATTGCGGTCAATGGACTCCCACGAGATAGAGGCGGGGTTTCCCTCTAATTGCCCGAAGCCGCTGCCGTCGGTGAGGGTCTTCTGCGTGACCATGACGCGCACGGCGGGGCGGCGACCGCCGAACACGCGGGCGGCCAGGCGTCCCTTGGGATGGCCCTGGCCGAGTTGGTAGTCGCGTGGGTCTGCGCTTTCAGCTTCACCGGCCAGGCGGAGCATTTGCACGAGGGCATCGGCGGCGATCTGGTCGAGCGTCCGAGGGTCTTTCAGGAGGGCGTCGGCCCAGGACGCTTGCTCCGGGTCGACGAATCGCACTCCGGTGCGGCGGGGACTGGTCGCTGTTTCGTAGGCGGACAGCACGAACTCGCCCTCTTCGGGAGCGAGAAGGGCGCTGCTGCGCACCATGCCGTCCCGTTGGCGCCAGACCCTCCAATATCGCTGGTCGCGGGCGGCTTTTTCGCCGGCGGCGATGCTGGCCTCGTTAAGGCGGTCGCGCAGGCGTCGTGCCCGTTTGAACAGTTGATCGGCGTTAAGCGCTTCGGCCTCGTGAAGCAAGAGCTCAAGCGCTTCACCGAGTTTCTCGGCGGTGATGGCGGTATCAATGTTGCCGAGGCCTTTGCGGATGCCATCGGCCTTGGCGATGGAGAGCATCCCGCTGCTGACGGCGTGGCCGATTGGAGCCTGCCACGGGACTGTGACCAACGCGCGGCCGGGATCAGGGTTGTCGATGGCATCCTGCACGAGTTTGTCTACCGCCTCGGTCTCGGCTAGCAGTGTGCCCACCGAAATCAACGTGGTGGCCTCGCCGCGGGTGGATCCGGTAACCTGCTGGATCATGTCTTCTGGGTTCACGAATCCCCGCTTCGCGGCCAGCCCGGAGTGTCCGAGTTCGGGGCGGGACCGCCGCGCGATGCTCGCGGCCATCCAGGCGGCCCGCGTGTCGAGCAGGCGGCGGGCGTCGGCGATGAGTCGCTGACCTGCGATCGCCGCAGCGTCGGTCAGCACTTCGTACGCGGCGCTCGAGCAACCCAGTGCATTCACCGCGGTGATCGCCCGAGCGAGCTCGCTCCCCACATCGCCGGTCGTTGCCGAGGCTGGCGCGACGGGCGGCACGATGGGCATCGCGGGACGCGCCGCGGAGGGTGCCGCTGGTCGGGTGAACGATCGGCCCGATTCCTCGGCGGCGACCACGGCACCGGCGCTCAGGACGCGGACGGAACGGCGGCGCGGCCCCACGGCCAGCGCCGGGCTGAGGCTTCGGGTCGGGACTCCCGAGCGATCACCCATCACGTCAGCCACAGCATCCGCTGCCTGCCCGACTCTTATGGTGCCGCTGAGA
Coding sequences within:
- a CDS encoding O-acetylhomoserine aminocarboxypropyltransferase/cysteine synthase family protein is translated as MAATEPVTPSSEARAVAAPIADWTDFRFDTRQVHVGEYPDANRGARIPPLTLSAGYVFDSFDDGAARFSGDSREPIYSRQGNPTNAVAEARLASLEGGTAAVVVSSGQAAITAALFALAESGEHIVSTASIYGGTRILFGRSFRRFGVEVDYVWDTDSDAAWDAVIRPTTKAIFTETIPNPRNDVVDIARIKAVARRHGIPLVVDNTVATPYLIRPFEHGADIVVHSTTKFLSGHGAGVSGAVIDGGTFDWAGSTRSYPLLTDSLRPGSPSLLDRFGPAAYAQYVREAVVNDIGPSLSPFNGFLLHQGIETLSLRMERHVDNAIAIAHWLEEQPEVQAVDYAGLASSPLRELAQRYYGGRTGSVFAVTVTGGTQGARAFSNGLRIFSRMTGIGDTRSMVLHPLTTTHASFAPDLNARLGITAGMLRLSVGIESVDDLIADLRDGLDRVAAVR
- a CDS encoding antibiotic biosynthesis monooxygenase family protein; the encoded protein is MTIIKINAITVADGSGDELAHRFAARAGAVDDRPGFEGFELLKPTDDRNTWLVLTRWADEESFQAWVSSPAFGHGHRSEKPTEGEPVARPVGVSSELWSYTIAGGTAV
- a CDS encoding histidine phosphatase family protein; the protein is MRLLLIRHGQTPSNVLGLLDTAHPGPGLTAVGTAQAAAVPGSLRVHSTEAIFASTLIRTQLTAAPLAAARDLPVQVLPGLHEIEAGALEGLSDRDSVRKYMETVFAWVHGDLSAAMPGAANGQVFLDRFDADIAHIAATTQTAVVFSHGASIRLWTAMRAINVPPMFTAHNDLDNTGIAELTGSPEDGWTLQSYAGQPFGGSGLADPAASDPMGHAVDSV
- a CDS encoding MmcQ/YjbR family DNA-binding protein, which encodes MSPDDLVEFCLSLPQSEETFPFGPETSVFKTTGNGKIFALSALAEDPLTVSLKCDPEESRALREEFPGQIAPGYHLNKKHWITIVLDGHVDVELVEQLIHASHALVRPKVPRARGTRA
- a CDS encoding LLM class flavin-dependent oxidoreductase → MTIPLSILDLAPITPGHTIRESFSGSVALAQTAEKHGYTRVWYAEHHNMPTIASSATGILIGHVAGHTESIRLGAGGIMLPNHSPLVIAEQFGTLAELYPCRIDLGLGRAPGSDQTTARAMRRDPRASDQFPQDVTELQAYLRGESIVPGVQAIPGAGTNVPLYILGSSLFGAQLAAALGLPYAFASHFAPDSLYEAVATYRRAFTPSAQLAAPHVIVAANVIAADESADAVQQFETVRRRRVRGMISRGPATPDYTDEQIDAFLTTTQGAQLANMMRYSAVGSPVEVRAFLKDFAASTQADELILAHPSTQIDARLRSVALTAEAMAGSLV
- a CDS encoding PLD nuclease N-terminal domain-containing protein, translating into MKARKQWSDLSSEQWSDLSSEQRIGIKLAGVLQFALAAAAWFDLAMRPARKVRGKKSLWAIVIGLNFVGPIAYFLRGRQ
- a CDS encoding 2'-5' RNA ligase family protein, whose protein sequence is MPRLVVVLPLSPLQVGDQFPVNEWPLHITVLAPFRTDAAPGHVAALIAAAASAEPAIPAVVGRKQMFGRRHDVPVSVMVENEALTRLHEQLVAAVGPLGESPQEPAFTGAEFTPHITFKNHGRMHAGDTVLLEQIAVVDMAPRSAAGGRTVLATVVLSGSTRGDHEA
- a CDS encoding DUF6545 domain-containing protein; protein product: MILAIELFVLASLWVSAILCLPSALRGKRLLVFWFLFAFAVTMTPQPLPIYLAVDSLLGGINTTSFIFHATAIITIALIDTLVQSATSKDGLSRRRNLISASVTTGIIALQAVLFFGGEWRFNTVREALPQVDFILYSSTTWLALGFFSVSVAAACLRDIAQQTRTITKVSLSFIALGCLGVLVFAVVSLTGAGLGFANHESTFSQDAHGLYLASLFMAPLSLAIGAGLTSAVDGIITLGRNARSRSLLLRLTPLWIGLMADTPELSLDSANSRAASLFGKDPTPRLYRRYVEVRDSLLVHPQQITARNEQILRAAENHIAAQSSTSPSRAVPAS
- a CDS encoding nucleoside/nucleotide kinase family protein, which produces MSEPIVHQFSLAQLVEKARTLAVPGERHILGITGAPGTGKSTVAALVVEALGPDLATLVPMDGFHLSNAVLEDLGRRGHKGAHDTFDDFGYAVLLRLLRHQIGTPRSHTGLPIYAPEFRRDLEESVGSAIPISAATPLIVTEGNYLLLERNSWPDARQMMDEVWFLDLADETRRERLILRHETVGKTHAEAELWAWGSDQRNAALIESTRDRADFVVRLV